In Candidatus Bathyarchaeia archaeon, the following are encoded in one genomic region:
- a CDS encoding 50S ribosomal protein L16: protein MQKREPKMRARNYRAVKGQPYARKDFVKGFPPPKITKFTMGDTKTKFAYAVKLIALERAQVRHNALEAARVAANRPLMDKFQNNYRLHVHPYPHIILRENKMIFGAHADRLQDGMRRSFGKPIGTAARVEPNQTIITINVNADGVEVAKEALKRGSAKLPIPCRIIVEKLQTEEAKTVE from the coding sequence ATGCAGAAAAGGGAACCCAAAATGCGTGCACGCAATTACAGAGCCGTTAAAGGACAACCCTACGCAAGAAAAGACTTCGTAAAAGGCTTTCCACCACCAAAAATCACCAAATTCACTATGGGAGATACCAAAACCAAGTTTGCATACGCAGTCAAACTAATCGCGTTAGAAAGAGCCCAAGTCCGCCACAACGCCCTAGAAGCCGCACGTGTGGCAGCAAACCGTCCTTTAATGGATAAATTCCAAAACAATTACCGCTTACACGTTCATCCGTACCCTCACATAATCCTTAGAGAAAACAAAATGATTTTTGGCGCCCACGCAGACCGTCTGCAAGATGGCATGCGCAGGTCCTTTGGAAAACCAATCGGAACCGCCGCGCGCGTTGAACCAAACCAGACAATAATAACAATCAACGTGAACGCAGACGGCGTTGAAGTAGCAAAAGAAGCATTAAAACGCGGAAGCGCCAAGCTCCCAATTCCATGCCGCATAATTGTAGAAAAACTACAAACAGAAGAGGCGAAAACAGTTGAATGA
- the ppsA gene encoding phosphoenolpyruvate synthase, whose product MNEAKKDLVIWFENLRKTDIPLVGGKNANLGEMTSAGIPIPPGFAITAYSYKKFIEETGIAAKIYEIIKETVTDPSDPKQYEIASKKIRALIESTPMPKEIENAIRLAYEELSKRLNIKDVFVAVRSSATAEDLPDASFAGQQETYLNVRGVNDVLEKTVKCWSSLFTPRAIFYRTEKGFAHEKVLISVGVQKMVNSKAAGVMFTINPVIGDPNQIVIEGNYGLGEAVVSGAVTPDHFVVDKKTMKIVERNIAKKTIAYVRDPNTGKTVHLQVHPEHQEKPCISDEEILKLAELANRIEQHYGKPQDIEWAIDGDLQFPNSVFITQSRPETVWSLKLAEKPEKPEAEAMKPAETLKVVVRGIAAGKRGFGVGKAKVVLNPDEAAKVMQKGDILVTDMTNPDFVPFMKLAGAIVTDKGGVTCHAAIVSRELGIPCIVGTEHATKLMETGKEYTVDARSGVVYEGIMATLTEQLSSASGASTPSPTVVGGTFQSVPVTATKIYMNLGVPEKIEEYKDLPFEGIGLMRIEFILASYIGEHPLYLIETGQGQKFVDKLAEGISTVARAIQPRPVVVRFSDFKTNEYRELKGGEKYEIVEANPMLGWRGCSRYISQWYEKAFRLECQAIQKCRREWGLKNVWVMLPVVRTVWEAKRCLQIMKEEGLERSRDFQVWFMAETPSIAILADEFSKLCDGFSIGSNDMTQGILMIDRDSERLGQMGYFDERDLAVKRIIAHLIKVAHENGCTVSICGEGPSNLPDFAEFLVRAGIDSISVNNDAVISTKKLVASIERKIILERLAEQSERALGRGNRKPKPDWEWTPRWNETEE is encoded by the coding sequence TTGAATGAAGCAAAAAAAGATTTAGTAATATGGTTTGAAAACCTTCGAAAAACCGACATCCCACTAGTAGGAGGCAAAAACGCAAACCTCGGCGAAATGACAAGCGCTGGAATACCAATTCCACCGGGCTTCGCAATAACCGCCTACTCCTACAAAAAATTCATTGAAGAAACCGGCATAGCAGCAAAAATCTACGAAATAATAAAAGAAACCGTAACCGACCCCAGCGACCCCAAACAATATGAAATAGCTTCCAAAAAAATTCGCGCCTTAATAGAATCCACGCCGATGCCAAAAGAAATCGAGAACGCAATAAGACTTGCTTATGAAGAACTATCCAAAAGGCTCAACATAAAAGATGTTTTCGTCGCAGTGCGCTCAAGCGCAACCGCTGAAGACTTACCAGACGCCTCTTTTGCGGGACAACAAGAAACATACTTGAACGTCAGAGGCGTCAACGATGTTCTAGAAAAAACCGTGAAATGCTGGTCAAGCCTCTTCACTCCACGCGCAATCTTTTACCGCACCGAGAAAGGCTTCGCCCACGAAAAAGTGCTCATAAGCGTCGGCGTCCAAAAAATGGTAAATTCCAAAGCTGCCGGCGTAATGTTCACAATAAACCCTGTCATAGGCGACCCTAACCAAATTGTTATCGAAGGCAACTATGGTTTAGGCGAAGCAGTGGTTTCTGGAGCAGTCACCCCAGACCACTTCGTCGTCGACAAAAAAACCATGAAAATAGTCGAACGAAATATTGCCAAAAAAACAATTGCTTATGTGCGTGACCCAAACACTGGAAAAACAGTACACTTGCAAGTCCATCCGGAACATCAAGAAAAACCATGCATAAGCGACGAAGAAATTCTCAAACTTGCAGAATTAGCCAACCGCATCGAACAACATTATGGTAAACCACAAGACATTGAATGGGCAATTGACGGAGACTTGCAATTTCCAAACAGCGTCTTCATAACACAATCCAGACCAGAAACCGTTTGGAGCCTAAAACTTGCAGAGAAACCTGAAAAGCCAGAAGCCGAAGCAATGAAACCCGCAGAAACCTTAAAAGTTGTTGTGAGGGGAATCGCAGCAGGCAAAAGAGGCTTTGGAGTAGGCAAAGCAAAAGTCGTGTTAAACCCAGACGAAGCAGCAAAAGTCATGCAGAAAGGCGACATACTCGTCACAGACATGACAAACCCCGACTTCGTGCCATTCATGAAACTCGCAGGCGCCATAGTCACCGATAAAGGCGGCGTAACATGCCACGCAGCAATCGTAAGCCGCGAACTCGGCATCCCATGCATCGTCGGAACAGAACACGCCACAAAACTGATGGAAACCGGAAAAGAATACACAGTCGACGCAAGAAGCGGCGTTGTTTACGAAGGCATAATGGCAACATTAACCGAACAGCTTTCATCCGCTTCCGGAGCTTCAACACCATCCCCAACAGTTGTCGGCGGCACCTTCCAATCCGTACCCGTAACCGCAACAAAAATTTACATGAACCTAGGCGTTCCCGAAAAAATCGAAGAGTACAAGGACCTGCCTTTCGAAGGCATAGGGCTGATGCGAATAGAATTCATCTTAGCCAGCTATATAGGCGAACACCCACTATACCTTATAGAAACCGGGCAAGGACAAAAATTCGTGGACAAACTTGCCGAAGGCATATCCACAGTCGCGAGAGCCATCCAACCCCGCCCAGTTGTCGTCCGCTTCAGCGACTTCAAAACAAACGAGTACCGCGAATTGAAGGGCGGCGAAAAATACGAAATTGTCGAAGCCAACCCCATGCTTGGCTGGCGTGGATGCAGCCGCTACATAAGCCAATGGTACGAGAAGGCTTTTCGACTTGAGTGTCAAGCAATCCAGAAGTGCCGCAGAGAATGGGGCTTGAAAAACGTTTGGGTGATGCTCCCAGTAGTACGTACAGTGTGGGAAGCCAAAAGATGCCTCCAAATCATGAAAGAAGAAGGTTTAGAAAGGTCAAGAGACTTCCAAGTGTGGTTCATGGCTGAAACGCCGTCAATCGCCATACTTGCCGACGAATTCTCGAAACTCTGCGACGGCTTCTCCATAGGCTCAAACGACATGACCCAAGGCATATTAATGATTGACCGAGATTCTGAAAGGCTAGGACAGATGGGATACTTCGACGAAAGAGACCTAGCTGTAAAGCGTATAATTGCTCACTTAATCAAAGTAGCTCATGAAAACGGCTGCACAGTCTCCATCTGCGGAGAAGGACCATCAAACCTACCAGACTTTGCAGAATTTCTCGTAAGAGCCGGAATCGACAGCATATCAGTAAACAACGACGCAGTAATATCCACCAAAAAACTTGTCGCAAGCATAGAACGCAAAATAATACTTGAAAGACTCGCCGAGCAAAGCGAAAGAGCTCTTGGGCGCGGAAACCGAAAACCAAAGCCGGACTGGGAATGGACGCCCAGATGGAACGAAACAGAAGAATAA
- the dph2 gene encoding diphthamide biosynthesis enzyme Dph2: MKQFDFEEERIKQEILKLGAKHVLIQLPEGLKPEAPRLAKTIEKFGALPIISADPCYGACDLATAEAKTLGVDLIIHYGHAKLLKYERVPTIYIEARATINVDSAIEKALPIIEKWRKIGLTTTVQHVQALDSVREILLRAGKIVVLGDAGRLNYPGQVIGCDYSNAKSIAKDVEAFIFVGGGRFHALGVALSTSKPTIVADPYENRAYPIDEEAAKILKQRWASIEEAQKAKSTAVLIGLKPGQRRFDEALNLKRKLEENGKTAFLFVVREVTPEVLMEFPTVDAYVNTACPRISLDDASKFPKPVLTINEARVVVDELSWEELCRKGLFEN; the protein is encoded by the coding sequence TTGAAACAATTCGATTTTGAAGAAGAAAGAATCAAACAGGAGATACTCAAACTAGGAGCGAAACACGTCTTAATACAACTTCCAGAAGGTCTAAAACCCGAAGCGCCACGACTAGCCAAAACCATTGAAAAATTTGGTGCATTACCGATAATTTCTGCAGACCCATGCTATGGCGCATGCGACTTAGCCACAGCCGAAGCAAAAACACTCGGCGTGGACCTAATCATCCATTATGGACATGCAAAACTGTTAAAATACGAACGAGTTCCAACAATCTACATCGAAGCTAGAGCAACCATAAATGTGGACAGCGCCATCGAAAAAGCCCTACCCATAATAGAAAAATGGCGTAAGATAGGTTTAACAACAACCGTCCAGCATGTGCAAGCCCTCGACAGCGTCAGAGAAATCCTACTCCGCGCCGGAAAAATTGTCGTCTTAGGCGACGCTGGACGATTGAATTATCCCGGGCAAGTAATCGGATGCGATTACAGCAACGCTAAATCAATAGCAAAAGATGTTGAAGCCTTTATTTTTGTTGGCGGCGGGCGCTTTCATGCATTAGGCGTTGCGCTTTCTACGTCTAAGCCCACAATAGTTGCGGACCCTTACGAAAACCGCGCCTATCCGATTGATGAGGAAGCAGCGAAAATTCTGAAACAACGATGGGCAAGCATAGAAGAAGCCCAAAAGGCAAAATCCACGGCAGTTTTAATTGGATTGAAGCCTGGGCAAAGAAGATTTGATGAAGCATTGAATTTGAAACGTAAACTTGAAGAAAACGGGAAAACAGCATTTCTCTTTGTCGTTAGAGAGGTCACGCCAGAAGTGCTCATGGAGTTTCCCACGGTAGACGCTTACGTGAACACTGCATGTCCAAGAATTTCTCTCGATGACGCCTCGAAATTCCCGAAACCCGTGCTCACAATTAATGAAGCTCGCGTGGTTGTTGACGAGTTGTCTTGGGAAGAATTATGCAGAAAAGGATTATTCGAAAATTAG
- a CDS encoding METTL5 family protein produces the protein MQKRIIRKLDLEMLLSQVKPHPSPKPSLEQYTIPADVAATILYTAAYTYNGIIGKSVLDLGCGTGRLALGAAFLGANQVVGVDLDKTAIKVAYENARHVGLREKVEWIIADIDAIRGNFDTILQNPPYGVQRQHADRKFLEKALKTSKIIYSLHKSTQKDKALIKRLKRNKVALEPVAPNSFLEKFIEEHDGRIKAVYAMLMTIPHMFEFHTKRKHEFLVDLYVIERKR, from the coding sequence ATGCAGAAAAGGATTATTCGAAAATTAGACTTGGAAATGCTGCTTTCACAAGTGAAGCCGCATCCTTCACCTAAACCAAGCCTTGAACAATACACAATTCCAGCAGATGTTGCAGCAACAATCCTTTACACGGCAGCCTACACATACAACGGCATTATTGGTAAATCGGTTTTGGATTTAGGATGCGGCACTGGAAGACTCGCGTTAGGCGCCGCGTTTTTAGGTGCAAACCAAGTCGTAGGCGTAGATTTAGATAAGACCGCAATAAAAGTTGCATACGAAAATGCAAGACATGTAGGCCTGCGAGAAAAAGTGGAATGGATTATTGCGGACATAGACGCTATCCGCGGAAACTTTGATACCATCCTACAAAATCCGCCCTATGGCGTACAAAGACAACATGCAGACCGAAAATTTCTCGAAAAAGCTCTTAAAACAAGCAAAATCATTTACTCGCTACACAAAAGCACACAAAAAGACAAAGCACTCATTAAAAGACTGAAACGCAACAAAGTAGCTTTGGAACCAGTAGCGCCTAACTCTTTTTTAGAAAAATTCATCGAAGAACATGACGGACGAATCAAAGCAGTTTATGCCATGCTTATGACGATTCCGCACATGTTTGAGTTCCACACGAAAAGGAAGCATGAGTTTCTAGTAGACCTATATGTTATAGAAAGAAAGAGATGA
- a CDS encoding exosome complex RNA-binding protein Csl4 — MNPQPSKQESGQFVLPGERLGVIEEFIPDAGTYVKDGVIYSKVVGRALLDLVNRRVSVFPLIRGALVPRVGNTVLGQVSNVQSESASVRIFKINNKRLSGIFTGVLHISDVQMRYVDSMFDVCKPGDIIRAEVISEKNKVYHLSTKDKNLGVVYAFCSQCGFLLEQRRQAMHCPRCGKIEKRKTALDYGKGPL; from the coding sequence ATGAATCCACAACCCTCCAAACAAGAAAGCGGCCAATTTGTGCTGCCCGGAGAACGCTTAGGCGTTATTGAAGAGTTTATTCCAGATGCTGGAACCTACGTTAAGGACGGCGTAATTTATTCTAAGGTTGTTGGGCGCGCTCTGCTTGACCTTGTGAATAGGCGTGTTTCAGTTTTTCCATTAATTCGGGGGGCACTAGTTCCTAGAGTTGGAAACACGGTTCTTGGGCAAGTTTCAAATGTCCAGTCTGAAAGTGCAAGTGTACGAATTTTCAAAATAAATAATAAACGACTTTCCGGCATTTTCACTGGTGTCCTGCACATTTCTGACGTGCAAATGCGTTATGTGGATTCGATGTTTGATGTGTGCAAGCCAGGCGACATCATAAGAGCTGAAGTAATAAGCGAAAAGAACAAAGTCTACCATTTGTCAACCAAAGATAAAAATTTAGGAGTGGTTTACGCTTTTTGTTCTCAGTGCGGCTTCTTATTAGAGCAGAGACGGCAAGCTATGCATTGTCCGAGATGTGGGAAAATTGAAAAGCGCAAGACAGCTTTAGATTATGGAAAAGGACCGTTGTAA
- a CDS encoding DNA-directed RNA polymerase subunit L, with protein MKVKVLKKTSNEIKIEVEGIGHTICNLLQKRLLEDENVDLAGYDMPHPLASSSIIYVRTKGKAKPETILHNALEKTRDMNKLFGKEFEKALKKA; from the coding sequence ATGAAAGTTAAAGTATTAAAGAAAACGTCAAACGAGATAAAAATAGAAGTTGAAGGCATAGGACACACCATTTGCAACCTACTGCAAAAGAGACTTTTAGAAGACGAAAATGTTGATTTAGCAGGCTATGACATGCCACACCCCTTAGCATCAAGCTCCATAATTTACGTTCGCACAAAGGGCAAAGCAAAACCCGAAACCATCTTACATAACGCATTAGAAAAAACACGTGACATGAACAAACTTTTCGGTAAAGAGTTCGAGAAAGCCCTCAAGAAAGCCTAA
- a CDS encoding ribonuclease III family protein encodes MKIKSSIKNYGNMTEVLTDHGLASLGDAYVNFVYSVAISARKGAPCGEKVKGSVLAEAIRRTGLREKLPSRMTRHLMADAAEALIAYAWLQGYITIEESITILTSTEDSVEGFSQLLSAIKKRIRLS; translated from the coding sequence GTGAAGATTAAGTCTTCCATTAAGAACTATGGCAACATGACCGAAGTGTTAACAGACCATGGGTTGGCTTCTCTTGGAGATGCTTACGTAAACTTCGTATATTCCGTGGCAATATCGGCTAGAAAGGGTGCACCTTGCGGTGAAAAGGTTAAAGGAAGCGTACTTGCTGAGGCAATAAGAAGAACTGGGTTAAGAGAAAAGTTGCCTTCAAGAATGACGCGGCATTTGATGGCTGATGCTGCTGAGGCACTAATAGCGTACGCGTGGCTTCAAGGGTACATTACAATAGAAGAGAGTATTACAATATTGACAAGCACAGAAGACTCAGTAGAAGGTTTTAGCCAGTTACTTTCGGCAATAAAGAAGAGAATTAGGCTTTCTTGA
- a CDS encoding DUF99 family protein: MVSKKFRVIKPEIRVLGIDDGMFTPRTKGLIPVVGVVFRGGYFLDGVMHTKVKIDGFDATRKIASMIINSPHYKQLRVIMLNGVTFAGFNIVDIKKLNAKTKLPAIAVTREKPNLAKIRKALKNLPKSEERWEAIQNAGEIFKVFTRNKNEKVYMQISGILKDDAEKILQLTSTRSNIPEALRVAHLIASGISFV, encoded by the coding sequence TTGGTTTCAAAAAAATTCCGCGTAATCAAACCCGAAATTCGCGTTCTCGGAATCGACGATGGCATGTTCACACCCCGCACCAAGGGACTTATACCTGTTGTGGGAGTTGTTTTTCGCGGTGGATACTTCCTCGACGGCGTAATGCATACGAAAGTGAAAATTGACGGTTTTGACGCTACAAGAAAAATAGCTTCCATGATAATTAACTCGCCTCACTATAAACAGTTAAGGGTCATAATGCTTAATGGAGTAACCTTTGCAGGCTTCAACATTGTCGACATTAAGAAGTTAAATGCGAAAACAAAGCTTCCAGCGATAGCAGTTACACGCGAAAAACCAAACCTTGCAAAAATCCGCAAGGCTTTGAAAAATCTACCAAAAAGCGAAGAACGCTGGGAAGCAATACAGAACGCGGGAGAAATATTCAAAGTTTTCACACGAAACAAAAACGAGAAAGTCTACATGCAAATCTCCGGAATCCTCAAGGATGACGCAGAAAAAATTTTACAGTTAACTTCAACAAGAAGTAACATTCCTGAGGCACTACGTGTAGCACATCTTATTGCTTCTGGAATAAGTTTCGTTTAG
- a CDS encoding transcription factor S, protein MEFCPKCGSRLVPKKGKTGKEASLMMVCPKCGYKKKPAEKRVTPKVAKVIQHNPQKLVAVISKEEQKLRTLPTVRIECPKCGNNTAYVWQVQTRGADESSTQFLRCTKCSYTFREYS, encoded by the coding sequence ATGGAATTTTGTCCCAAATGTGGTTCTCGCCTTGTACCTAAAAAAGGAAAAACCGGCAAAGAAGCATCATTGATGATGGTTTGTCCCAAGTGCGGCTACAAAAAGAAACCCGCAGAAAAGAGGGTGACGCCAAAAGTTGCCAAAGTAATACAGCATAACCCGCAAAAACTTGTCGCGGTAATAAGCAAGGAAGAACAAAAACTTCGAACATTACCAACGGTTAGGATTGAGTGTCCCAAATGCGGAAATAACACAGCTTATGTTTGGCAAGTGCAAACGAGAGGCGCTGATGAATCTTCCACGCAGTTTCTGCGATGCACAAAATGTAGTTACACATTCAGAGAATACAGCTAA
- the pcn gene encoding proliferating cell nuclear antigen (pcna), which translates to MFKLKVADAKLLRDMVTSISILVDEATFKLDPEGMKLRAMDPSRVAMVDFEWPKTVFEEYMCTEPTKMCINISELLKLLKRAGKDEVVELSLDEKTARLQLKITGKYSRNFTMPTLEASEEEVPTPKLTFNVKAKTTTQGLSQAIEDAQLVSDHVRIEADAEKIVFNATGDLMGATITLQKGSDTLLDLEAKEPSKSTFSLSYLSEIIKTASATSDIATMEFSTDMPIKIDFQQTKEGKLTFYLAPRIETE; encoded by the coding sequence ATGTTCAAACTCAAAGTAGCCGACGCAAAACTTCTGCGAGACATGGTCACATCCATATCAATCCTCGTAGACGAAGCCACATTCAAACTCGACCCAGAAGGAATGAAACTACGCGCCATGGACCCATCACGCGTCGCCATGGTAGACTTCGAATGGCCAAAAACAGTTTTCGAAGAATACATGTGCACAGAACCAACGAAAATGTGCATAAACATAAGCGAACTGCTAAAACTGCTTAAGAGAGCCGGCAAAGACGAAGTAGTCGAACTCTCGCTAGATGAAAAGACTGCACGTTTACAACTAAAAATAACCGGAAAATACTCAAGAAACTTTACAATGCCAACTCTCGAAGCCTCAGAAGAAGAAGTACCCACGCCAAAACTCACATTCAACGTAAAAGCCAAAACCACAACCCAAGGCTTAAGCCAAGCAATCGAAGACGCACAACTCGTAAGCGACCACGTGCGAATCGAAGCAGACGCTGAAAAAATAGTTTTCAACGCCACAGGTGACCTCATGGGAGCTACAATAACGCTTCAAAAAGGAAGCGACACCCTCCTAGACTTAGAAGCCAAAGAACCATCAAAATCAACATTCAGCCTAAGCTACCTCTCCGAAATCATAAAAACAGCGTCAGCAACATCTGACATTGCAACTATGGAATTCTCCACAGACATGCCCATAAAAATAGACTTTCAACAAACAAAAGAAGGAAAACTCACGTTCTATTTAGCACCAAGAATCGAAACAGAATAA
- a CDS encoding DNA primase large subunit PriL has translation MQVTAAKFTLSDLAKYPFLKETTDYVKKLDLKIQDLTSPEFAEILKRAETRVEEAILFALVSRDLRRPEVEILSFPVATMLAIATENSFIKKRYALAEAEQVLNDMQDEPKEKILAIAQNFGWKLEINRNDKLPYEFTLHFTDYLKNTTHLREKEWKLVNCLLSNGKVYLNTNKIVRLLKEEIRKYIEKRLEIKEAKFPPEFSTIAEKLKKLTLDRIGKMEMEGFPKAVIREAFPPCIDTLYKAVSSGRHLSHIGRFTLTSFLVNIGMSPESVIELFRNFSDFNERLTRYQVEHIAGERGSRTQYTSPKCETLKTHGVCTNPDALCEKIHHPLTYYRRKAKNVK, from the coding sequence ATGCAAGTTACCGCTGCCAAATTCACCCTTTCTGACTTAGCAAAATATCCTTTTCTCAAAGAAACCACAGACTATGTAAAAAAATTGGATTTAAAAATTCAAGATTTAACAAGCCCCGAATTTGCGGAAATTCTGAAACGCGCCGAAACGAGAGTTGAAGAAGCAATTTTATTCGCTTTAGTAAGTCGAGACCTCCGAAGGCCTGAAGTTGAAATCTTATCCTTCCCAGTCGCTACAATGCTGGCTATTGCAACGGAAAATTCCTTCATCAAAAAAAGATACGCTTTGGCAGAGGCAGAACAAGTTCTCAACGACATGCAAGACGAACCGAAAGAAAAAATCTTGGCAATTGCACAGAATTTTGGATGGAAACTTGAAATAAACCGTAATGACAAGCTTCCCTACGAATTCACGTTACACTTTACAGACTATCTTAAAAACACGACACACTTGCGAGAGAAAGAATGGAAACTCGTAAACTGCTTACTATCCAACGGAAAGGTTTACTTAAACACAAACAAGATAGTGAGGCTACTGAAGGAAGAAATTCGCAAGTACATCGAGAAAAGATTAGAAATAAAAGAAGCCAAATTCCCCCCAGAATTTTCAACAATCGCTGAAAAACTAAAGAAACTAACCTTAGACCGTATAGGCAAAATGGAAATGGAAGGATTTCCAAAGGCTGTCATCCGAGAAGCTTTTCCACCATGCATAGACACACTTTATAAAGCCGTATCTTCTGGGCGTCACTTATCACACATAGGCAGATTCACCTTAACATCCTTTCTCGTCAACATAGGAATGTCTCCAGAAAGCGTAATTGAACTGTTTAGAAACTTCTCTGATTTTAACGAGAGACTAACACGCTACCAAGTCGAGCACATCGCTGGAGAAAGAGGCTCCAGAACGCAATACACGTCACCCAAATGTGAAACACTAAAAACCCACGGTGTATGCACAAACCCGGACGCCCTATGCGAAAAAATTCATCACCCGCTCACTTATTACCGCAGAAAAGCAAAAAACGTGAAATAA
- a CDS encoding polyprenol monophosphomannose synthase codes for MKSEVSFTTSVENWRHVGDTILQTSSPKILEGNFELNADIGIILPTYCEAANIQQIINEIENLNLNVSIMVIDDSSPDGTANIVRALQKKYDNILLLVRPEKSGLGTAITDGMKIFLSMETPPKYVITMDADYSHNPKDIPRLVRVAKRGYDLVIGSRYFPGGKITDWSPIRIMISKVANKFASVIIGAKIKDCTSGLRCYSLNMLKKVIGELHSQTYEIQIETIRQAVKKGCYITEMPIVFTNRKLGKSKLTLNEIKQFLFYIGKANFEDYLRIPRYIFYDNVEFSNETLIEFFNARVHTRLREA; via the coding sequence ATGAAATCTGAAGTTTCCTTCACTACAAGTGTGGAAAACTGGAGACACGTAGGAGACACTATTCTCCAAACAAGTTCTCCAAAAATACTTGAAGGAAACTTTGAACTAAACGCAGATATAGGAATAATCCTTCCAACTTACTGCGAAGCAGCAAACATCCAGCAAATAATAAACGAGATTGAAAACCTAAACCTAAACGTTTCAATAATGGTGATTGACGATTCCAGCCCTGATGGAACAGCAAACATTGTACGGGCACTTCAGAAGAAATACGATAACATTCTACTTCTTGTGAGACCTGAAAAATCCGGTCTTGGAACGGCAATTACTGATGGAATGAAAATATTTCTTTCAATGGAAACTCCTCCCAAATACGTAATTACGATGGATGCAGATTACTCACACAACCCAAAAGACATACCTAGACTTGTGCGGGTCGCAAAAAGGGGCTACGACTTGGTGATAGGTAGTAGGTACTTTCCAGGAGGAAAAATCACCGACTGGAGCCCCATAAGAATAATGATAAGTAAGGTAGCTAACAAATTCGCGTCTGTAATAATTGGAGCAAAGATAAAAGATTGTACCAGTGGATTACGATGTTACTCCCTAAACATGTTAAAAAAAGTAATAGGCGAACTTCACAGCCAAACATATGAAATACAAATAGAAACTATACGGCAAGCTGTTAAGAAAGGATGCTACATAACCGAGATGCCAATAGTATTCACTAACAGAAAACTGGGGAAGTCCAAACTGACTTTGAACGAGATAAAACAGTTCCTTTTCTACATAGGAAAGGCAAATTTCGAAGATTATCTTAGAATCCCAAGGTATATCTTTTACGACAATGTAGAATTCTCCAATGAAACTCTCATTGAATTCTTCAACGCCCGTGTTCATACACGATTGAGAGAAGCCTAA